The Limnospira fusiformis SAG 85.79 genomic interval AATATCGCGAAATTCACGACCAAAGGGTAATAAAGCCATAGGGATGAGTTTAAAGTGTTGTTTCGCAAAAGGAATCCCAATGATGGTAATTGCCAAAATTAAACCATGCAATAAATGGGATAAGGCGATTTCCCAGCCAAAAAATATTACCCAAACCACGTTAAAAATCATGGTTAACAGATTAGATGAATCCGGGGAAACTACGCTTTCTTTACCAAAAGGGGTCATGGTAGCAAACCCTAGTTTAATGGCTTGGATACCAAAGGGAATGCCGATAATGGTTAAGCAAATAGTGATACCACCAATAATGTAACCTAATCCAGATAAAAAACCTCCGAAAATTAACCAGATGATGTTTCCTAACAAAGTCATAGTTTCAGATTCCTAATTTCCATTTTATTGCCATCCTCTCAGTTGACAGTGAACTAGAGACAGATCCCACATATAATCATTGAGTTTATACTGAGTAGCTGCTTGGGTGATAAAATAACGCGATCGCTCCTGATCACCCGCCGCCTCATAATATAATCCCACATAAAGATGGGCGTAAAATCTACCCTGTTGTCCTAACCAGGTTCCCCTATTGAGCACTTCATCCGGGCTACAATTTCCCTGATATAGGCTGTAAACTTGTCCCATGATTGTCCGAGAATCACCTGAGACAGGCAATAAAGATATTCTAGCTGATTCTACCCCCTGTAATTTGGCCTGACAAAGATATCGCCATACTGTCTCCTCAACATCCTGGGAATTCACAGTCAGATCAATCTCAAACTGATCCGCACCGGCTTGGAACTGTTCCCCATAATAATAGGATAAACCACGCTGCCACAGGTATGGTTTAATCCGGGGGTCTAAGGCTTCGGCTTGGTCGAAGTCCTTAATTGATTCGGCAATTTGACCCAGTTTGAAGTAAACCATCCCCCGGCGAATGTAAGCATCCGGATCACCAGAGCGATCGCTGATTACCTCGTGCCAATGCTTGAGTTGATTTTCCAGTAAAATTTGACGATTCATTCCTACCCTAAAGCACCACTTTTATGGTTAATCCCCTAAACAGATTCCCATACTCCGAGCTGTCTTCACTAGAATATCATTAGTATCAACACCCTTATACTGAGCGATCGCCTCCGCAATGGGTACACTTTCCACATGACGGTTACGCCAAGTTACCATCTGGTCAAACTTGCCATCTGCAATTAAGTCTACTGCTGCTACCCCAAAAGCTGATCCGATTAAACGTTCCACAGAAGAAGGAGTTCCCCCCCTTTGAATATGACCTAAAACTGTCACTCTCGTTTCTGCACCACTAGCCTCGGAAATGCGATCGGCTAAATAATGACCAATACCACCCAGCCTAGATTGACCTAATTGATTAGTGGTCATCACGGTTTCTCCCGCACCAGTCCTAACCGCCTCAGCTACAATCACCAGACAGTAGTTTTTCCCCTGATGCTGCAAATCCTCAATTTTTTGACAAATACTATCCAGACTGTAGGGAATTTCGGGAATCAGAATTACATCCGCACCCCCCGCAATTCCCGCATGGAGAGCAATATGTCCCGCATCCCTTCCCATAACCTCTAAAATCATTACCCGGCTATGGCTGGCGGCGGTGAAGTGCAATCTATCTAAGGCTTCGGTCGCGATATTCACAGCGGTATCAAATCCGATTGATAGATCGGTGCTACCTACATCATTATCTATGGTTTTCGGTACACCAACTAGGTTCAGATTTCCCTGAACTGCTAAACGCCTTAAAATTGCGAGACTGCCATCCCCACCAATGCCAATCAGCGCATCTAATCCTAATTCATGATAACCGTCAATGATTTCTTGGGAGCGATCTTGCACACTACCATCGGCCATCGGAAAAGCAAAGGGATCTCCTTTATTCGTTGTCCCTAGAATTGTCCCCCCTGCTGTCAGAATTGGATCTACTTTTTCTATGGTTAACGGTGTCGCTGATGGCGGACGCAGCATTAACCCGTGGGTGGCTTGGCGTATCCCCATTACTTCCCAGCCATAAGTCCCCTGGGCTCGATATACCGCCGCCCTAATTACTGCATTTAATCCAGCACAGTCACCACCGCTGGTCAGAATCCCGATGCGCTTAGGTTTTGCCATACTTCTGATTATTCTGATATAGCCTCAAAACAGTTTATCAGTTATTTGCTTTCCCAATTTGATTTTTTAATCAAGTTGCGATCGCCCCCGGCTCAGGGGTTGACAGGGCTGCGGAAATTGTTTACAATTACTATAGTAATGCTAAATAATGGAAATATTACTTTTTAACTGAAAAATGTCACTATTTCCATTATCTAAAAGTATAGCGTCAACCTCCCCGAAAGTCAACCCACCCCCCAAAAAAAGGTCGATTTTTTTAACCCTGAAAGTTTGATTTTTTAATCAAGTTGCGATCGCCCCCGGCTCAGGGGTTGACAGGGCTGCGGAAATTGTTTACAATTACTATAGTAATGCTAAATAATGGAAATATTACCTTTTAACCGAAAAATGTCACTATCTCCATTATTTAAAAGTATAGCGTCAACCTCCCCGAAAGTCAACCCACCCCCCAAAAAAAGGTCGATTTTTTTAACCCTGAAAGTTTGATTTTTTAATCAAGATTGCGATCGCCCCCGGTTCAGGGGTTGACATGGCTGCGGAAATTGTTTACAATTACTATAGTAATGCTAGATAATGGAAATATTACCTTTTAACCGAAAAATGTCACTATCTCCATTATTTAAAAGTATAGCGTCAACCTCCCCGAAAGTCAACCCACCCCCCAAAAAAAGGTCGATTTTTTTAACCCTGAAAGTTTGATTTTTTAATCAAGATTGCGATCGCCCCCGGTTCAGGGGTTGACAGGGCTGCGGAAATTGTTTACAATTACTATAGTAATGCTAAATAATGGAAATATTACCTTTTAACTGAAAAATGTCACTATCTCCATTATTTAAAAGTATAGCGTCAACCTCCCCGAAAGTCAACCCACCCCCCAAAAAAAGGTCGATTTTTTTAACCCTGAAAGTTTG includes:
- a CDS encoding tetratricopeptide repeat protein, with product MNRQILLENQLKHWHEVISDRSGDPDAYIRRGMVYFKLGQIAESIKDFDQAEALDPRIKPYLWQRGLSYYYGEQFQAGADQFEIDLTVNSQDVEETVWRYLCQAKLQGVESARISLLPVSGDSRTIMGQVYSLYQGNCSPDEVLNRGTWLGQQGRFYAHLYVGLYYEAAGDQERSRYFITQAATQYKLNDYMWDLSLVHCQLRGWQ
- a CDS encoding ATP-dependent 6-phosphofructokinase, with the protein product MAKPKRIGILTSGGDCAGLNAVIRAAVYRAQGTYGWEVMGIRQATHGLMLRPPSATPLTIEKVDPILTAGGTILGTTNKGDPFAFPMADGSVQDRSQEIIDGYHELGLDALIGIGGDGSLAILRRLAVQGNLNLVGVPKTIDNDVGSTDLSIGFDTAVNIATEALDRLHFTAASHSRVMILEVMGRDAGHIALHAGIAGGADVILIPEIPYSLDSICQKIEDLQHQGKNYCLVIVAEAVRTGAGETVMTTNQLGQSRLGGIGHYLADRISEASGAETRVTVLGHIQRGGTPSSVERLIGSAFGVAAVDLIADGKFDQMVTWRNRHVESVPIAEAIAQYKGVDTNDILVKTARSMGICLGD
- a CDS encoding YccF domain-containing protein, whose translation is MTLLGNIIWLIFGGFLSGLGYIIGGITICLTIIGIPFGIQAIKLGFATMTPFGKESVVSPDSSNLLTMIFNVVWVIFFGWEIALSHLLHGLILAITIIGIPFAKQHFKLIPMALLPFGREFRDIQR